A DNA window from Cervus elaphus chromosome 17, mCerEla1.1, whole genome shotgun sequence contains the following coding sequences:
- the APELA gene encoding apelin receptor early endogenous ligand, which translates to MRFHQFFLLFVIFMMSLLLIHGQRQANLAMRRKLHRHNCLQRRCMPLHSRVPFP; encoded by the exons ATGAGATTTCACCAGTTCTTTCttctatttgttatttttatgatgAGTCTTCTACTTATCCACGGACAAAGACAAG ctaaTTTGGCAATGAGAAGAAAATTGCACAGACACAACTGCCTTCAGAGGAGATGCATGCCTCTCCATTCCCGAGTGCCCTTCCCCTGA